Part of the Paeniglutamicibacter sulfureus genome, GTTCCCAGCCCGATGCCCGCCGCCTGTGCCACCGCCGCGGTGGCGGCCCTGCCGCCGGTGTGCAGGTGGTCGGCTTCGCCGAGCTCCTCCGGTTGCAGGACCTCCGGTTCCAGCCCCGAGTCCCGCAGTGCGGCATGCAGCCGCTCGCGCAGGTTCCCCGTGGTGTAGCGGCTGATGGACTGCTCGGTGTCGCTCATCGCTGACTCCTTGCGACGTATGGGGGCGCACACCGCCCGCTTCTTCGCGGCCTGGCGTACCCATGGGGGGGTCTTTCCCATGATAGGCCCGGGGCACCGCCGCGTCACCGGTGGGCTCTACCCCAATTGGCGCTGTGCCCGGCGGGCCGGGAGCCGGCGCGGCTACGGGAGCAGGCGTTCGCCCCTGCCGATGCCAAGCACCAGGGCCGAGAGGGCCTGCCGGTCAACGACGTTCGGCTCCCCGGCGGCCAGCCAGTCCCCCACTTCCCGCAGGGCCATCTGGGCGGTGGCCAGCCGCGGGAGCTGGCCGGCGGCCTGGTTGTTGGTGAGCATGGCCGCCCCGTCGCTGGCGTGGAACACCGTCCAGCCGCGCACTTGGAGTTCGGGAAACAGCCTGCGGTATCCCGCCACGGCCAGCGGGAACCGGTTCCCGATGTCCGCCGGGTCTCGGCCAGGGCGTTGTGCCAGCAGCCTGCCCTGCCACCAAAAGTACTGGCCTCCGGGGCAGTGGATGGATTCGAGAAGGGCCAGGCGGTTGCCACAGAGCACGCCGTGGCCCACCTGCCGGTTCGGGTCCCCGGGGAATGCCAGCGGGTGGATCGTGCGGCTCCCGGGCAGCCGGTCCAGGTGCGCCAGCAACTGGCCGGTGAGAAGTTCCGCGGTGTCCGGGGACGGGCCGAACTCCCAGCCCGTGCGCTGGCGCACCTGTTCCGGATCCAACAGCCTCTTGGCCCGGGGGCGCCGTGGCGGGGCGGTCGTCGACCGGAAGGTTTCGACGCCCACCAGGTAGGCGCACAACCAGCCCAGCGGAACGGGGTTGACATTGGGTCCTCCGGCGAGCGCGGGAACCAGCAGTCCGCCGGCGTAGGCGAGGAACAGGACGTAGGGAACGCTCGACCAGGGTCCTGCGCGGCCGCCGGCCCGTGCCCAGGCACCCAGCAGCGCCGGCACCGGAACCAGGAGCACCAGCAGCAGGACGGTTGCCGCCGGTGCCCGGTTCCCCCGCGCGACGATCGCCGCCGGCACGCAGGCCAGCAGCATCACGATGGCCAGCAGCAGCCACGCACCGATCCGCCCCCATCCCGGCCCCCGCCGCCCGGGCTCGCGGATCCGCAGTGGCGGGTAGTCCCGCTGGTGCCAGCGCATGGAGGAGAGCCTGATCTCGCTGCGCGCGAAGACATCCAGGCCCGCCAGGTGCGCGGGATCCTGGTGGGCAAACCAGCGGGCGTTGGCCCGGGCGCAGGCTTCGCGGCGGGCCCTGGCCTTGTCGCGTTCGCGCTCCCGCCGGATCGCCTCGGCCGCGGCGGAACGCGCCCCGTTCTGCGCCCCGGCATCCCGGACTCGCTGCCCGTCCTGCCCGGGCTCGGCTTCCGCCCGGTCCCCGCGGATCCCGCCGGCGGTTCCCACGCCCAGGCCGAGGGTCGCGTCGTAGGCGGCACGCAGCTTCTCGTCCTGCAAGACCCGCAGCGCCTCGTTCAGGGCCTTGGCCAGTTCCTCGTTGCCGGTGGAAGCGTCGGGATGGTGTTCGCGCATTTGGGCGCGGTGGGCTGCCTTGATCACCGCAAGCGGTGCCGAGGAGAGAACCCCCAGAAGCGCATAGTGGCTGGCCCCGTTCATGTTCCCGCACCCCATTGGCCACTGCATCCCCAACAGACCATGCTGCCCCAAGCCCTCCGTTCGCGGTCCCCAAGACCGGAGTGTTGCATCCGTGATGTTCACCTGAACCTACCAACATGCGGCGCGTTTGTTTAGGGTTGCCGGCCATTGTCATTTTCGGCGGGCGATCCGGCCCGACTGCGCCGTGCAGGCACCGGCAGAACAGGCCGCCGGAGCGCCTGCCCGAGTGGATGCCGGAGACCGGGTGGATTACTGCACCATTGGCCGCCGGACGCGCAAGGCCATGTCGCGGGAATGGTGCGGCGTGGCCACCGATCCAGCTTTTGACTAGGTGCTCAAGGTTTTCCCAAGGTTACTTTGGAAAATGTGTGGACATGGGTACTGTTGCGGTTCGAACGCTGAGGCCGGCAACGGCCACACGTCGCTACCTCATGGTCCTCCCCCTCGGGTTGTTGTGCTTGCTCGCCATCGGACTTGGCTACTCGCTCAGCACGGCCAAGACCGCTCCCAGTGTGCAATTGGGTGCACCGGCGGAGATTCCAGGTGGCATCGCCATGATCACGGGCATTGTCCCGTTGGAGGTGGACGGATGGCAACCGCCCTCCCCCGTGACGGCCCTGCAGCACGATGCACAGGACGGCTCCCACCGGGTGCGCATCGAAATGCAGTTCACGGCCCTGGACCCTGCCGGTACCCGGCTGGATCCGGCAAGATTCATCGTCGACGGACTCGGATCGGGCCAACCGGTCCCGCTGTGGTCCTCTCCGGATGCAGCCTTTGTCCAAGAAGGTGAATCCGTGCGGGCCACCATGGTCTTCGAACTGCCGGACAAGGCGGTTGCCTTGGTGCTCGAAGGCCCTGACGGTGGCCGCCTTTCACTGGGGAAGGAACACCATTCAGGCGGTTGACCGCCTGACTTTCACGAAACACCAGTAAGAAACTTGGGGTAATTTCAATGTCCATTTCCAGAAGGGAATTGATCCAACTAGGCGGCCTTGGGGGCCTGGGGATCATCGGTGCGGGTCTGGTGACGGTGCCGATTTCCACCGTCTCCGCCAAGTCCGCGAGCCAGCTGCGCGCCGGTGACATGCCCAAACCGTACGCGGCCGCGTTCGCCAGGCCTCCGGTCCTGCATCCATCATCCGTCTCCACCGGAGTCGACGGCGCCAAGGTGAACCATTACCGGATCAGCATGCGCCAGGCTGTCGCGCAGATCCTCCCGCGCCAGACCACCAATATCCTCGGCTACAACGGCATCTTTCCCGGCCCCACCATCGAGCTGGACCAGGGCACCCGTGCGGTGGTGCATATGCGCAACCACATGCCGAAGAACCACCCGACGTTCGGCCACCTGCTGGCGACCTCCACGCACCTGCACGGTTCGGCGTCATTGCCACAATTTGACGGCTACGCCAGCGACGTGACGCTGCCGGGGTTCTACAAGGATTACTACTATCCCAATACCCAGGCCGCGCGCTCGCTCTGGTACCACGACCACGGTGTCCACTTCACGGCGCAGAACGTCTATTCGGGCCTCGCCGCGCTGTACATCATGCACGACGCGACGGAGCGGGAGCTGTTGCCGCAAGGCGCCTTCGACGTGCCGTTGATCATCAGCGACGCCATGTTCGCCGCCAACGGCGCCCTGGCCTACGACGACCGGGACCATTCCGGTCTGTGGGGCGACGTGATCCTGGTCAACGGCAGGCCCTGGCCGGTGATGAAGGTCCAGCCGCGGGTGTATCGCTTCCGCGTGCTCAACGCATCCATCTCACGCTCCTATCGGCCGACGCTGAGCACCGGGGACCCCATGTACGTGGTGGCCACCGACGGCGGGTTGATGCCGCGCAGCCAGGCAGTCAAGTACTGGCGCCACGGGATGGCCGAACGGTACGAGGTGCTGATCGACTTCAGCAAGTACAAGCCGGGGCAGCGCATTCAATTGCGGAACCTGTCCAATGCGAACAACCGGGACTATGACAACACGAACAAGATCATGGCCTTTGATGTCGTCGCACCCCCGAGCGAATCGGAGATGAAGCTCGACCCGAAGTGGAACTTCATTCCCACCACCCTGGCGGACAGCCACGTGATGGGACTGACCAAGGATGATGCGGAGGAAAAGCGCTACTTCCGGGTGCAGCGCGACGACGGGGTCGAACCCTGGACCATCAACGGAGTGACCTGGGAGGACGTCATCGCCAGCAACTTCAAGCTTGCCAGCGCGGATCCCAAACTGGGCTCCGTGGAGATCTGGGAAATCGAGAACAAGTCCGGCGGCTGGTTCCATCCGGTCCACATCCACCTCATCGATTTCCAGATCCTTAGCCGCAACGGCAAGCCGCCCGCGGCCTGGGAACGGGGCCCGAAGGACGTGGTGTACATCGGAGAAAACGAGAAGGTCAAGGTCATCATGAAATTCGGACCGCACATGGGCCGATACATGGTGCATTGCCACAACCTCCCGCACGAGGACCATTCCATGATGTTCCAATTCCGGGTGGGCCTGGGCGAAATGGATGAGGATGTCAATGACCCGATCCTTGCCGCACCGTGCCAGTTCGACACCGAAACCGGAGATGACTGAGCGTGGCCATCACGGACCGCCCCGGCGCGCCCGCCGCCCGCCGGCGCCGCCGGGTCAGGTTCACCGCCATCGCCGCCGCAGTGTTTGTGTTGGTGGCCCTGGCCTGCCGGCTCTGGATCCTGGAGCCGGTGGCGGTCCGGTCGGACAGCATGGAACCCACGGTGAAGGCCGGCAGCCTGGTGTTTGTCTTCAAGCCGGGGCCGGAGCTCTCGGGCGTGCATCCGGGTGATCTGGTGGTCTTCGCCTCCCCGGTGGACGGAACTCCCCTGATCAAGCGGGTCGTTGCCGTCGGGGGGCAACAGATCGAGGTCCAGGACGCGGTGCTGTATGTCGATTCGTCCCCGGTGGACGAGCCGTTCGTGGACCTGGCCACCATCGACGGGACCTACTACCCACGCACCGACGTTCCCGACGGGACCGTTTTCGTCATGGGCGACAACCGGGAGCGATCGATCGACTCACGGGACTATGGACCCGTTTCGCTCGAGGACATCGACGGGCTGGTCCTCGGAGCCAGGCACTGAGCCGCAATTCCCCCAGGTCCGCCTGTTCCCTGTCCGTGGCGGACCTGGCGGAGGCGATGTCACCCGAACATCCCTCTGCCATGGCCTTGGCCTGCCAACGCATCCGTTCATTGACCGCGCCCCGGACCGGGCGCATACTGGCGCCGTGGCCACTCGAATTTCACACCTGTTCAAACAGTCGTTCTCCGCCTTGCGGTACGAACCGTCAGCCAAGAGGGTCCGTGCGACGCTCGGTGGCCAACCCGTCGTGGACACCACGCACGCACTGCTCGTCTGGGAACCCCGGCGCATTGTGCCGATCTACGCCGTACCCGAATCCGACGTCCTGGCCGAGCTCACCGAATCCGCTGCCGAGGTCTCCCGCGTTCCGGAGGATGCGAAGGTACTAACCCCCGATGACGCCTTTGCCCTGCACACCGCGGAGGGCACCGCACTGGATGTCCGGGTGTCCGGGCATGCAGCGGATGCCGCAGCCTTTCGCCTTGCGGATCCCGACTTGGACGGCGCCGTGCTCCTGGACTTTTGGGCCTTCGACTGGCGCGAGGAAGACCAGGAGATCCATGCCCATCCGCGCGACCCGTTCCACCGGGTCGACATCGTTCCCTCCAGCAGGCATGTGCGGGTGGAACTCGATGGCATGGTGCTGGCCGAATCCGCCCACCCGGTCATGCTCTTTGAGGGATCCCTTCCGCCTCGCTACTACGTGAAGCCCGAGGAGGTGAGGTGGGACGCGCTGGTGGCCACCAAGACCATGAGCATGTGCCCGTACAAGGGAACCGCCAACTACTGGGCACCTGCAAGCGGGGGAAAGAACGTGGCATGGAGCTACGCTAAGCCGTTGCCCGAGTCCGCCGCACTGGCCGGGCTGGTCTGTTTCTACAACGAGCGCACCGATTTCCTGGTCGACGGAAAACGCCTCGGACGACCAAAGACACTCTTCGACTAGGCTCGTCCCCCGGAATCCGTGACGGAGAAGGACTCAATCGAAGCCGATGCGGAAGCGGCGCTCGATCAGGGGCGGGGTGAAGCGCGGGTCTTCCTTGGTGATCCCCGTCTCCCGCCACCCGTGGCGCAGGTACAGGTCCATGGCCCGCTGGTTTCCCTCGGCGACCCACAGATAGGCCTCGGAGTATCCCCGCTCCCGCAGCCGGCCGGCCGCCTCACGCAGGAGCACGGTTCCCAAACCCCGGCCCCAGCACTCCGGAAGCAGGTTCAGCGCGTAGAGTTCTGCGGCGTTCGCTGCAGCTTCGTCCCGCGGCTCCCCGAACTGGCAAAACCCCACCACGTCCCCGCCAACCACAGCGACGATCGGGCGGGAAACCGTTCCCCGGGCCAGGGTCCGCCCCCAGCTCCGGGCGATGAGGTCCACGTCCATGCTCTCCAGGAATGCGGCATCGATGATGCCTGCGTAGGCTGCGCGCCAGGCCGCAACCAGGGCCCGGGCGATGGCCGGGGCGTCGTCCTGGACCGCATCGCGCACCTCGACGAGAGGCGTATTCGGTTTCGCGACTGATTCCATGCCCGTCATCTTAGTGGGTGACTTTCCCGGTCCATGCGTCCGGCCAATCCCCCGCAAAATCCCCGGCGCACGGCCCTGCCGTAGAATTGCCGGGATGCCTTCCCGCAATCCGTACGGACGTCCTCACGCCCGCAACCACCCCATCCGACTGAGCCACATGACCAAGCCACATTTCCATTTCACTGTGTTCCTCGCCGCCGCATATCTGCTGGCTTTGGCAATGATCGCCTTTTGGCCGACGCCGGTGGATCGTCCTGTCAGCGGAAGCCTGAGCAGTATCATCGGGTGGCTGCACGCCCATGGTATGCCCTCGTTCTTCGGATACAACAAGTTCGAATTCGGCGCGAACATCCTGCTTTTCATTCCATTCGGTTATATCGCTGCGGCATGGACCAGGAAATGGTGGCACCCGGTGGCCGCGGGCTTCGCCGCGTCCTGCCTCATCGAGCTCGGCCAGGCACTGCTGCTGCCCAACCGCTTCGCCTCGCTCCTGGACATTGTGGCCAACACCGTGGGTGCCGCAGTGGGCACCTTCATCCTTGTCTTCCTGCACGCACGGCATGCGGAACCGCGACGCGATTCCCCGCCGGCCACCGAGCATGGACTGGGCACCCATCCCGATGACGAGATGGCCGGGAACCCGCCGGTCGGCCGGTGATTCCGGCCGCACACCAAGGCCCTGGCCCAAAAAGGAAGGGCAGGGTTTCACCGACTTGTCAGCGAAACCCTGCCCGGAGTGCCTGCAGCTTGGGGTCTGCGGCGTATCTCCCTTGGAAGGAACTGGAACTTGGGGGTAACCAGATCCTTCCGAAACGGTCCCGCACTTGGGGGAGGCAGGACCGGTAGTCAAGTGTACCCATGCCATATAGCGATGCGCCAATGCTTTGCAGTGTCACGTAGCCCACTGTTTGGGAACGCCTGCGCGAAACGCGGGATGGGGGTTTTCCCCCCGCCGTTGGCGCAACCGTGCGCGAGCACGAAGAAGGCCCCGGCACTGTCTTGCGATGAGTGAACTGCTCCCCGAAAGTTGGACTGAATAATTCAGATCCTTACTTTCGGGGAGTTTTTCATGCGTCAAAATAGTTCATTGACCGCCGAGCAGCGGCTGGCTGCCGTCGATCTTTTCGAGCAGGGAATCGGGCATAAGGCGGTATCCTCAAGACTGAACGCCGGTGAACACGCCGTTCGTGGGCTCGAGAAACGGTTCAGGATTTGGGGTAGGGCAGCGTTGGAAAGCAAACCGACCAATCAGGTGTATTCCTTCGAGTTCAAGCTCGCGGTCGTCCGCCAGTTCCTCGACGGCGAGGCGACGCTGATGGAGCTTGCCCAACGACACCGGCTCAGCTCCCCGAACCTTCTCAGGACCTGGGTCAGGACCTACCGGGAACAGGGCGAGGACGGGCTGCGTCCCAAGGCCAAGGGCCGTCCCAAGACCGCTTCCGGCGCCGAAGCGGGTGGACCCACCGAACTCGAGAAGCTGCGCCGCGAGAACCAGCGGCTGCAGGCGGAGAATGCATACCTAAAAAAAGTTCGGGCCTTGAGGAACCAACCACCGCGCTGAAAATCAGCGCGGTGATCGCCCTCAAGGCCTCCCACCCCTTGCCCCTGCTCCTGGCCGCTGCCGGGCTTCCCCGCTCCACGTTCTTCCACCGCCAGGCCGCGCTCAAGGCACCGGACCGGCACGCGGAGCTCCGCGCACGGATCCACGAGATCTTCACCAAGGCCATGGGCCGGTACGGGCACCGCCGCATCCACGCCGAATTGCTCGGCGGCGGGTGGCAGGTGGCGAAGAAGACCGTGCTGAAGCTGATGCGCGCCGAGGGCCTGGTCTGCAAGGTCCGCAGCAAGCGAAGGTATGCCTCCTACAAGGGCACTGTCGGCAAGGTCGCCGAAAACCTGCTGAAGCGCCAGTTCGACACCGAGGCACCGAACCTGAAGTGGGTGACCGACGTGACCGAATTCAAGATTGCCGACAGGAAGGTCTATCTTTCGCCGGTGCTGGACCTGTTCGACCGCTCGATCGTTTCCTACTCGGTGTCGCAGTCCCCGACCGTGGCCTTCGCCAACCAATCGCTTAGCGAGGCCATCGGGACCCTGGCCGCGGGCGAGGCGCCGATGGTGCACTCGGACCAGGGATTCCAGTACCAGCACGCCAGCTGGCAGAGGCTGCTGGCCGACGCCGGCATGACCCAATCCATGTCGCGCAAGGGCAACTGCCTGGACAACGCCGTGATGGAAAACTTCTTCGGGCACCTGAAGGAAGAGATGTTCCACCACCACGAACACACCAGCGTCGAGGCGTTCACCGCCGAGCTCGACGACTACATCCACTGGTACAACTATGACCGCATCTCGTTAACGCTCGAGTGCCTGAGCCCGATGAAATACCGGGCCCAGGCACTGGCTGCGTAGACTTTTACTTACCGAGTCCAACTTTCGGGGACCAGTTCATGAGCGAGACAGCGGCCGGGGCCTTCAAATCAGAGTGTGCCTTAGCGCGAACGGTAGTTCGGGGCCTCGACGGTCATCATGATGTCGTGCGGGTGCGATTCCTTCAGTCCGGCAGCGGTGATGCGCACGAACTTGCCGCGTTCCTTCAGGTCCGGGATGGTGCGTCCGCCGACGTAGAACATGGTCTGGCGCAGGCCGCCGACAAGCTGGTGGGCCACGGCCGAGAGCGGGCCGCGGTACGGGACCTGTCCCTCGATGCCTTCGGGGATCAGCTTCTCGTTGGAGGGCGCGTCCGACTGGAAGTAGCGGTCCTTGGAGTAGGAGGTGTTCTTGCCGCGGGTCTCCATGGCACCGAGTGAGCCCATGCCGCGGTAGGCCTTGAACTGCTTGCCGTTCATGAACACCAGGTCGCCCGGGGACTCGGCGGTGCCGGCCAGCAGGGATCCGAGCATCACCGAGTCGGCGCCGGCAACCAGTGCCTTGCCGATGTCGCCGGAGTGCTGCAGGCCGCCGTCGGCGATGACCGGGACGCCGGCCGGGATGGCGGCCTTGGCGGCCTCGTAGATGGCGGTGACCTGCGGGACGCCGACACCTGCAACGATGCGGGTGGTGCAGATGGACCCTGGGCCAACGCCGACCTTGATGGCGTCGGCGCCGGCGTCGATCAGTGCCTGGGCGCCCTCGCGGGTAGCGGCCTGGCCGCCGATGACGTCCACGTGTGCAGCCGCCGGGTCCTTCTTCAGGCGGGCGATCATGTCCAGCACACCCTGGGTGTGTCCGTTGGCGGTGTCCACGACCAGCACGTCGACGCCGGCCTCAACCAGCTTCATGGCACGGTCGTAGCCCTCGCCGAAGAAGCCGACGGCGGCGCCGACGCGCAGGCGGCCCTCGTCGTCCTTGGTGGCCAGCGGGTACTGCTCGGCCTTGTCGAAGTCCTTGACGGTGATCAATCCCTGCAGCACGCCGTCGTTGTCGACCAGCGGAAGCTTCTCGATGCGGTGCTTGCCCAGCAGCGCGATGACCTCTTCGCGGGACACCCCGACCCGGGCGGTGATCAGCGGCATGGCCGTCATGGCCTCATAGACCTTGGTGGTCATGTAGTTTTCGCGCGGCACAAAGCGGGTGTCGCGGTTGGTGATGATGCCCAGCAGCTTGCGGTTCTCGTCCACCACGGGCAGGCCCGAGACGCGGTAGTGCGCGCACAGGTCGTCCCATTCGGCCAGCGTCGCGCCCGGGTTCACCGTCACGGGGTTGGTGATCATGCCCG contains:
- a CDS encoding helix-turn-helix domain-containing protein, coding for MRQNSSLTAEQRLAAVDLFEQGIGHKAVSSRLNAGEHAVRGLEKRFRIWGRAALESKPTNQVYSFEFKLAVVRQFLDGEATLMELAQRHRLSSPNLLRTWVRTYREQGEDGLRPKAKGRPKTASGAEAGGPTELEKLRRENQRLQAENAYLKKVRALRNQPPR
- the lepB gene encoding signal peptidase I; the encoded protein is MAITDRPGAPAARRRRRVRFTAIAAAVFVLVALACRLWILEPVAVRSDSMEPTVKAGSLVFVFKPGPELSGVHPGDLVVFASPVDGTPLIKRVVAVGGQQIEVQDAVLYVDSSPVDEPFVDLATIDGTYYPRTDVPDGTVFVMGDNRERSIDSRDYGPVSLEDIDGLVLGARH
- a CDS encoding VanZ family protein; its protein translation is MTKPHFHFTVFLAAAYLLALAMIAFWPTPVDRPVSGSLSSIIGWLHAHGMPSFFGYNKFEFGANILLFIPFGYIAAAWTRKWWHPVAAGFAASCLIELGQALLLPNRFASLLDIVANTVGAAVGTFILVFLHARHAEPRRDSPPATEHGLGTHPDDEMAGNPPVGR
- a CDS encoding multicopper oxidase family protein — translated: MSISRRELIQLGGLGGLGIIGAGLVTVPISTVSAKSASQLRAGDMPKPYAAAFARPPVLHPSSVSTGVDGAKVNHYRISMRQAVAQILPRQTTNILGYNGIFPGPTIELDQGTRAVVHMRNHMPKNHPTFGHLLATSTHLHGSASLPQFDGYASDVTLPGFYKDYYYPNTQAARSLWYHDHGVHFTAQNVYSGLAALYIMHDATERELLPQGAFDVPLIISDAMFAANGALAYDDRDHSGLWGDVILVNGRPWPVMKVQPRVYRFRVLNASISRSYRPTLSTGDPMYVVATDGGLMPRSQAVKYWRHGMAERYEVLIDFSKYKPGQRIQLRNLSNANNRDYDNTNKIMAFDVVAPPSESEMKLDPKWNFIPTTLADSHVMGLTKDDAEEKRYFRVQRDDGVEPWTINGVTWEDVIASNFKLASADPKLGSVEIWEIENKSGGWFHPVHIHLIDFQILSRNGKPPAAWERGPKDVVYIGENEKVKVIMKFGPHMGRYMVHCHNLPHEDHSMMFQFRVGLGEMDEDVNDPILAAPCQFDTETGDD
- a CDS encoding GNAT family N-acetyltransferase encodes the protein MESVAKPNTPLVEVRDAVQDDAPAIARALVAAWRAAYAGIIDAAFLESMDVDLIARSWGRTLARGTVSRPIVAVVGGDVVGFCQFGEPRDEAAANAAELYALNLLPECWGRGLGTVLLREAAGRLRERGYSEAYLWVAEGNQRAMDLYLRHGWRETGITKEDPRFTPPLIERRFRIGFD
- a CDS encoding IS3 family transposase codes for the protein MIALKASHPLPLLLAAAGLPRSTFFHRQAALKAPDRHAELRARIHEIFTKAMGRYGHRRIHAELLGGGWQVAKKTVLKLMRAEGLVCKVRSKRRYASYKGTVGKVAENLLKRQFDTEAPNLKWVTDVTEFKIADRKVYLSPVLDLFDRSIVSYSVSQSPTVAFANQSLSEAIGTLAAGEAPMVHSDQGFQYQHASWQRLLADAGMTQSMSRKGNCLDNAVMENFFGHLKEEMFHHHEHTSVEAFTAELDDYIHWYNYDRISLTLECLSPMKYRAQALAA
- a CDS encoding DUF427 domain-containing protein; protein product: MDTTHALLVWEPRRIVPIYAVPESDVLAELTESAAEVSRVPEDAKVLTPDDAFALHTAEGTALDVRVSGHAADAAAFRLADPDLDGAVLLDFWAFDWREEDQEIHAHPRDPFHRVDIVPSSRHVRVELDGMVLAESAHPVMLFEGSLPPRYYVKPEEVRWDALVATKTMSMCPYKGTANYWAPASGGKNVAWSYAKPLPESAALAGLVCFYNERTDFLVDGKRLGRPKTLFD
- the guaB gene encoding IMP dehydrogenase, translating into MTEFNPFAFEGLTYDDVLLLPGPTDVIPSEADTTTRLTKRININIPLLSAAMDTVTEAPMAIALARQGGIGIIHRNLSIDDQANQVDQVKRSESGMITNPVTVNPGATLAEWDDLCAHYRVSGLPVVDENRKLLGIITNRDTRFVPRENYMTTKVYEAMTAMPLITARVGVSREEVIALLGKHRIEKLPLVDNDGVLQGLITVKDFDKAEQYPLATKDDEGRLRVGAAVGFFGEGYDRAMKLVEAGVDVLVVDTANGHTQGVLDMIARLKKDPAAAHVDVIGGQAATREGAQALIDAGADAIKVGVGPGSICTTRIVAGVGVPQVTAIYEAAKAAIPAGVPVIADGGLQHSGDIGKALVAGADSVMLGSLLAGTAESPGDLVFMNGKQFKAYRGMGSLGAMETRGKNTSYSKDRYFQSDAPSNEKLIPEGIEGQVPYRGPLSAVAHQLVGGLRQTMFYVGGRTIPDLKERGKFVRITAAGLKESHPHDIMMTVEAPNYRSR
- a CDS encoding J domain-containing protein, whose product is MNGASHYALLGVLSSAPLAVIKAAHRAQMREHHPDASTGNEELAKALNEALRVLQDEKLRAAYDATLGLGVGTAGGIRGDRAEAEPGQDGQRVRDAGAQNGARSAAAEAIRRERERDKARARREACARANARWFAHQDPAHLAGLDVFARSEIRLSSMRWHQRDYPPLRIREPGRRGPGWGRIGAWLLLAIVMLLACVPAAIVARGNRAPAATVLLLVLLVPVPALLGAWARAGGRAGPWSSVPYVLFLAYAGGLLVPALAGGPNVNPVPLGWLCAYLVGVETFRSTTAPPRRPRAKRLLDPEQVRQRTGWEFGPSPDTAELLTGQLLAHLDRLPGSRTIHPLAFPGDPNRQVGHGVLCGNRLALLESIHCPGGQYFWWQGRLLAQRPGRDPADIGNRFPLAVAGYRRLFPELQVRGWTVFHASDGAAMLTNNQAAGQLPRLATAQMALREVGDWLAAGEPNVVDRQALSALVLGIGRGERLLP